In Streptomyces sp. SID8374, one genomic interval encodes:
- a CDS encoding CDP-glycerol glycerophosphotransferase family protein, which produces MTDFSCVITGGGENGGGEGPGDADALRASVASVLGQSLRGSEAVVVLASGTDALIRTAARTLADSAPDRVRLIHADPAARTTGALRNAGLDAATGRYVLVLTPGERLHRHACRNLWQAGERSRADLVAGRWSRTVGEGGKEQEPPWRDELYARSRTVARFTDAPQLVVRDALVTGFCLRREAARRHGLRYEEDLAHGEILFGPLAAAAVGRIALVRRLIVTGRAVPDRARDLTALVEAHRRVANTLDAHGLPELSEERERAFVRDHLVPLARSFPRLPAARRTRTAATAARVLTAPVPDGLPPLERVAATLLARGDAEGVLTAAYALSRPATVCAPVVTGEDGRVEWDDRCSVDVTELGHQYRVFGEARLMNRLIRCTAEEGRLLLEGRLVLPPHSAPDAAFSATLEFRARGGARAVAFPVDDVRRDGNGITWGARADVTRLLRPVGVRDTAWDARLIVEADGDDGRVRSVSDLFGPQDLVGGGVRFAARPRLGRLAGDTWEPYITLKDHLALRLTARRRPARTAHRLVRYATHFRPARRAKLLVRALRRRLDRYRSRGFKAAAYNTWLTRLPVRRGSVVFESHMGRCYGDSPRALHEEIRRQGLKLRSTWSYDTSPDGFPADARLVRRWSWRYLWALARAEFWVDNQGFPQHLRKPARTTYLQTWHGSAYKRMGFDETRVRLQNAPQRERLQQAVHRFDHFLVRSEHDVATLARAYRLPEERLLRTGYPRNDALVAERTRAETEGRLPRPPLAGALGLDDHRKVVLYAPTFRGGPAAGGKQTRRRLLLDVREFAERFGDTHTLLVRAHYLEAARLPVCPPGTVIDVSRHHDVSELLTLADVLVTDYSSIMFDFALLDRPVVLYAPDLDTYAAERGSYFDLREKAPGPMTETQEELFAEIAELKKSDIRHASHRAAFAAEFGTYDRGDAARQVVAAVFSRPGASRTTDHHDRPGAGR; this is translated from the coding sequence ATGACCGACTTCAGCTGTGTGATCACCGGCGGCGGGGAGAACGGCGGCGGCGAAGGCCCGGGGGACGCCGACGCCCTGCGCGCCTCCGTCGCCTCCGTCCTCGGCCAGTCGCTGCGCGGGTCCGAGGCCGTCGTCGTCCTCGCCTCCGGCACCGACGCACTCATCCGTACCGCCGCCCGTACCCTCGCCGACTCCGCCCCCGACCGGGTCCGCCTGATCCACGCCGACCCGGCCGCCCGCACCACCGGCGCCCTGCGCAACGCGGGCCTCGACGCGGCGACCGGCCGGTACGTCCTCGTCCTCACCCCCGGCGAGCGCCTCCACCGCCACGCCTGCCGCAATCTCTGGCAGGCGGGCGAGCGCAGCCGCGCCGACCTGGTGGCCGGGCGGTGGAGCCGGACCGTGGGCGAGGGCGGCAAGGAGCAGGAGCCGCCGTGGCGGGACGAGCTGTACGCCCGCTCCCGTACCGTCGCCCGCTTCACCGACGCACCCCAACTCGTCGTCCGGGACGCCCTGGTGACCGGTTTCTGTCTGCGCCGCGAGGCCGCCCGGCGCCACGGGCTGCGGTACGAGGAGGATTTGGCGCACGGCGAGATCCTGTTCGGCCCGCTCGCCGCCGCGGCCGTCGGCCGGATCGCCCTGGTGCGGCGGCTCATCGTGACCGGCCGGGCCGTCCCGGACCGGGCCCGCGACCTCACCGCCCTGGTGGAGGCCCACCGCCGGGTCGCCAACACCCTGGACGCGCACGGGCTGCCGGAGCTGAGCGAGGAGCGGGAGCGGGCCTTCGTACGCGACCATCTGGTGCCGCTGGCCCGCTCCTTCCCCCGGCTCCCCGCCGCCCGCCGCACCCGGACCGCCGCCACGGCCGCCCGCGTCCTGACCGCCCCCGTACCGGACGGACTGCCGCCGCTGGAGCGGGTGGCGGCCACCCTGCTGGCCCGGGGCGACGCGGAGGGCGTCCTGACGGCGGCGTACGCGCTGAGCCGGCCCGCGACCGTCTGCGCCCCGGTCGTCACGGGCGAGGACGGGCGGGTGGAGTGGGACGACCGCTGTTCCGTGGACGTGACCGAACTCGGCCACCAGTACCGGGTGTTCGGTGAGGCCCGGCTGATGAACCGGCTCATCCGCTGCACCGCCGAGGAGGGCCGGCTGCTGCTGGAAGGCCGCCTCGTGCTGCCGCCGCACAGTGCCCCCGATGCCGCCTTCAGCGCCACCCTGGAGTTCCGGGCCCGGGGCGGGGCGCGCGCCGTCGCGTTCCCGGTGGACGACGTACGCCGCGACGGGAACGGGATCACTTGGGGGGCGCGCGCCGATGTCACCCGCCTCCTGCGCCCCGTCGGCGTCCGCGACACCGCCTGGGACGCGCGGCTGATCGTGGAGGCGGACGGAGATGACGGCCGCGTCCGGTCCGTCAGCGACCTGTTCGGCCCGCAGGACCTGGTGGGCGGCGGGGTCCGGTTCGCCGCCCGGCCCCGGCTCGGGCGCCTGGCCGGGGACACCTGGGAGCCCTACATCACCCTCAAGGACCACCTGGCCCTCCGCCTCACCGCCCGCCGCCGCCCGGCCCGGACCGCCCACCGCCTGGTGCGGTACGCCACCCACTTCCGCCCCGCCCGCCGGGCCAAGCTCCTCGTCCGCGCCCTGCGCAGGCGGCTGGACCGCTACCGCTCCCGGGGCTTCAAGGCGGCCGCCTACAACACCTGGCTCACCCGGCTCCCCGTCCGCCGGGGCTCCGTCGTCTTCGAGAGCCACATGGGCCGCTGCTACGGCGACAGCCCGCGCGCCCTCCACGAGGAGATCCGCCGCCAGGGGCTGAAGCTCCGCTCCACCTGGTCCTACGACACCTCCCCGGACGGCTTCCCGGCCGACGCCCGCCTCGTACGCCGCTGGTCCTGGCGGTACCTCTGGGCGCTGGCCCGCGCCGAGTTCTGGGTCGACAACCAGGGCTTCCCGCAACACCTGCGCAAGCCCGCCCGCACCACCTACCTCCAGACCTGGCACGGCTCCGCGTACAAGAGGATGGGCTTCGACGAGACCCGCGTACGCCTTCAGAACGCCCCCCAGCGCGAACGCCTCCAGCAGGCCGTCCACCGCTTCGACCACTTCCTCGTCCGCTCCGAGCACGACGTGGCCACCCTCGCCCGCGCCTACCGCCTCCCCGAGGAGCGGCTGCTGCGCACCGGCTACCCGCGCAACGACGCCCTGGTCGCGGAGCGCACCCGGGCCGAGACGGAAGGGCGGCTGCCACGGCCGCCGCTGGCCGGAGCGCTGGGGCTGGACGACCACAGGAAGGTGGTGCTGTACGCGCCGACGTTCCGGGGCGGCCCGGCGGCGGGCGGGAAGCAGACCAGGCGCCGACTCCTGCTGGACGTAAGGGAGTTCGCCGAACGGTTCGGGGACACGCACACCCTCCTCGTCCGGGCGCACTACCTGGAGGCGGCCCGGCTCCCCGTCTGCCCGCCCGGCACGGTGATCGACGTCTCGCGCCACCACGACGTCAGCGAACTCCTCACCCTGGCCGACGTCCTGGTCACCGACTACTCCTCGATCATGTTCGACTTCGCGCTGCTGGACCGGCCCGTCGTCCTGTACGCCCCCGACCTCGACACGTACGCCGCCGAGCGCGGCAGCTACTTCGACCTGCGGGAGAAGGCGCCGGGCCCGATGACCGAGACGCAGGAGGAACTCTTCGCCGAAATCGCGGAGTTGAAGAAGTCCGACATCCGGCACGCGTCCCACCGGGCCGCGTTCGCCGCGGAGTTCGGCACCTACGACCGGGGGGACGCGGCCCGCCAGGTCGTCGCCGCGGTGTTCTCCCGGCCGGGCGCCTCCCGTACCACCGACCACCACGACCGCCCGGGGGCCGGCCGATGA